A segment of the Limisphaera ngatamarikiensis genome:
AAACCACCCTGGCACGGCCCTGCGGCCCTTCCGGCGCCCGGACGACCCCTCCCCGATGGGCCCCAGAGCCCTCCCAGATCTCGTTTAGAGACTCCTCCGGTTCGAAAACATCGTTTTGCACCCCGCCCCAACGGCTGGCTAAGGATTCAGGGGGCAGAGGCCATGGGCGTCGTTTCGTTTGACGACGCCCAGCCCGCCCTGCTAAACCGCCCCGGCACTGGCACGGATCAGGAGGCAGGCATGGCGACAACAAGGCGCAAACCAAAGTATCATCGGATTCTGCTCAAGCTCAGCGGAGAGGCCCTCGGCGGCCCGCAAGGTCAGGGTATTGACCCGGAGGCGGTTCACGAAATGGCCGTGCAGATTCGGGAGGTCCGGGACCTGGGGGTGCAGGTCGTGGTGGTGCTGGGCGGTGGCAACATCTTCCGCGGAGTGGCGGGCAGTCAAAAGGGCATCGAGCGGGCCACGGCCGATTACATGGGGATGCTGGCCACGGTGATCAATGCGCTGGCCCTGCAGGACGCGCTCGAGCAACTGGGGGTGCCCACGCGCGTCCAGAGCGCCATCACGATGCATCAGATTGCCGAGCCGTTCATCCGGCGCCGCGCCGTGCGGCACCTGGAGAAGGGGCGGGTGGTGATCTTTGGTGGCGGCACGGGCAACCCGTATTTCTCCACCGACACCGCGGCGGCGCTCCGGGCGAACGAGATCGGGGCCGAGGTGATCCTGAAGGC
Coding sequences within it:
- the pyrH gene encoding UMP kinase, yielding MATTRRKPKYHRILLKLSGEALGGPQGQGIDPEAVHEMAVQIREVRDLGVQVVVVLGGGNIFRGVAGSQKGIERATADYMGMLATVINALALQDALEQLGVPTRVQSAITMHQIAEPFIRRRAVRHLEKGRVVIFGGGTGNPYFSTDTAAALRANEIGAEVILKATKVDGIYDRDPKLYPDARRFDRITYQEALQRQLKVMDSTAFTLCMDNKMPIIVFDLFKPHNLKKVVLGEKVGTLVTD